The following are encoded together in the Clostridium sp. BJN0013 genome:
- a CDS encoding cell wall-binding repeat-containing protein, whose product MNIKKVGCLLLAILCLNFGVLNQAEAAITPERIGGFTRYDTSVLICQNGWKESSDYAVIVSGQDFQDALCAAPLAKKYNAPILLTSKDKLDNPMQWINLNRELYRLKVKKIFLIGGENFISSDIEREFIDKGIQITRIDGKDKYDTSFKIAEMVGMENGIVMVNEENYSDSITICSIAASKGMPLILVPKIIDDAYEKSIENISKYVSKAYLVGDSSLTSYDIMSKFNNVDRILGKDEYERSINILEKFQDDVNYDTVYLANEDDLADGLSGSAMAALTSSPIILIKDKYDSRIQDYLRNKLNLISKINILGGQGVISDSTLESILPISKNQIIDNGIVNTSTNEQEINSIGRDSDLSAYTELGGGLPEENQEEGKYTISIINNPKIGLSTKINSSKEKILSNIEKDVTIQVAGMDIQTTGWLAVDINENNTGIKEVVKIPDVLRPYLPKEFQEKQYIIMDPLAIIKNTDNSSLDFKDMVDFENNFQPQFESFLKRYSEGWNSGFDFITYKGLMRMDTQGEAKYAETYNLKLTDVTFKSILDYTAQNFIQDKDFISFVKQLLITFIDLSKDGDKDMQKKQLEETFSLMYLHPETTADNIKTFIDAVKYVNIIGDKGIDITYNICDGYIIAENGTIDLNIDTAKLVSVINNASKNNEKITPDNIKNTLGLGFNFTIESYNMNKNVKVSLPEVTETNSIDYNKLLEATNSEKK is encoded by the coding sequence GTGAATATAAAGAAGGTTGGGTGTTTGCTTTTAGCTATTTTATGTTTAAACTTTGGAGTTTTAAACCAGGCTGAAGCTGCAATTACACCAGAACGTATAGGTGGTTTTACCAGATATGATACTTCTGTTTTAATCTGCCAGAATGGATGGAAAGAAAGTTCAGATTATGCAGTGATAGTTAGTGGACAAGATTTTCAAGATGCACTATGTGCAGCACCTCTTGCTAAAAAATATAATGCACCTATTTTACTAACCTCAAAAGATAAATTGGATAATCCCATGCAATGGATTAATTTAAATAGAGAACTTTATAGATTGAAGGTAAAAAAGATATTCTTAATAGGAGGAGAAAATTTTATATCATCTGACATAGAACGTGAATTTATAGATAAAGGAATTCAAATTACAAGAATAGATGGAAAAGATAAATATGATACTTCCTTTAAAATAGCTGAAATGGTAGGTATGGAAAATGGAATAGTAATGGTAAATGAGGAAAATTATTCGGATTCTATTACGATTTGTTCCATTGCGGCCTCCAAGGGAATGCCTTTAATATTAGTACCTAAAATTATTGACGATGCTTATGAAAAAAGTATTGAAAATATTAGCAAATACGTATCCAAGGCTTATTTAGTTGGAGACAGTAGCTTAACAAGTTATGATATCATGAGTAAATTTAATAATGTAGATAGAATTCTAGGAAAAGATGAATACGAGAGGAGTATAAATATACTTGAAAAGTTTCAAGACGATGTAAATTATGATACAGTTTATCTGGCGAATGAAGATGATTTAGCAGATGGGTTGTCAGGTTCTGCAATGGCAGCTTTGACCTCATCTCCTATAATATTGATAAAGGATAAATATGATAGTAGAATTCAAGATTATCTGAGAAATAAACTGAATTTAATAAGCAAAATAAATATTTTAGGTGGACAAGGGGTTATAAGTGACTCTACTCTGGAAAGCATATTGCCTATATCTAAAAATCAAATTATAGATAATGGTATAGTGAATACTTCTACAAATGAACAAGAAATAAATTCCATAGGAAGGGATAGTGACCTTTCAGCTTATACCGAGTTAGGAGGTGGACTACCTGAAGAAAATCAGGAAGAGGGTAAATATACCATTTCAATTATAAATAATCCTAAAATAGGTTTAAGCACTAAGATTAATAGTAGCAAGGAGAAAATTCTCAGTAACATTGAAAAAGATGTTACAATACAAGTTGCGGGTATGGATATACAGACTACGGGCTGGTTAGCCGTAGATATCAATGAAAATAATACAGGGATTAAGGAAGTTGTGAAAATACCGGATGTATTGCGACCTTACCTTCCAAAGGAATTTCAAGAAAAACAATATATAATTATGGATCCTTTAGCAATAATAAAAAATACAGATAACAGCAGTTTGGATTTTAAAGACATGGTGGATTTTGAAAACAATTTTCAACCTCAGTTTGAAAGCTTTTTAAAAAGATATTCAGAAGGATGGAATTCAGGATTTGATTTTATAACTTATAAGGGTTTAATGAGAATGGATACTCAAGGGGAGGCCAAGTATGCTGAAACTTATAATTTAAAACTTACAGATGTTACTTTTAAATCGATATTGGACTATACAGCACAAAATTTCATACAGGATAAAGATTTTATAAGTTTTGTAAAACAACTATTAATTACATTTATAGATCTTTCCAAAGATGGGGATAAGGATATGCAAAAAAAACAGTTGGAGGAGACTTTTTCTCTTATGTACTTACATCCGGAAACAACTGCAGATAATATAAAAACTTTTATAGATGCTGTAAAATATGTAAATATAATTGGAGATAAAGGGATAGATATAACTTATAATATATGCGATGGATATATTATAGCAGAAAATGGTACTATAGATTTAAATATTGATACTGCTAAACTAGTGTCAGTTATAAATAATGCAAGTAAAAATAATGAAAAAATCACACCAGACAATATAAAGAATACTTTAGGATTAGGATTTAATTTTACAATTGAAAGCTATAATATGAATAAAAATGTAAAAGTAAGTTTACCTGAAGTCACAGAGACCAATTCTATAGATTATAATAAGCTTTTAGAGGCGACTAATAGTGAGAAGA
- a CDS encoding MarR family winged helix-turn-helix transcriptional regulator, producing the protein MGREKEYKIITDFTVIVKLMKKKLFCINKENISNLGISSLIILNEVEKDVPKTLKEITEKSGLPNSTASVIIDKLSQKGFVHRKRDGNDRRKILIYLTEEGRRLLDDLNNKGLSYCVQILKSASDEEIDIISKGLRVLKEIMEKDIV; encoded by the coding sequence ATGGGTAGAGAGAAAGAGTATAAAATTATAACGGATTTTACAGTTATAGTAAAACTTATGAAAAAGAAATTATTTTGTATAAACAAGGAAAATATTTCAAATTTAGGAATATCATCTCTTATTATATTAAATGAGGTTGAAAAGGATGTACCGAAGACTTTAAAGGAAATAACTGAAAAGTCAGGATTACCTAATAGTACAGCCTCTGTAATTATAGATAAACTATCCCAAAAGGGTTTTGTACATAGAAAAAGAGATGGAAATGATAGGAGAAAAATATTAATATATTTAACAGAAGAAGGACGTAGATTACTGGATGATTTAAATAATAAAGGATTATCCTATTGTGTACAGATATTGAAATCTGCCAGTGATGAAGAAATAGATATAATTTCAAAAGGACTAAGGGTTTTAAAAGAAATAATGGAAAAAGATATTGTTTAG
- a CDS encoding isochorismatase family cysteine hydrolase, with protein sequence MLDVKKILEMEKEVKGGNLNLGDLKKENTALVVVDMVNGFVHEGVLASPRIKGIIKNIADLNNSTLGYKKIFFLDEHEEDSIEYKTHGIHCKRGTKECELIPELKENLIDHNNIVMIPKNSTNGFHAPLFKNWLSENENTIENYIVVGCEVDICVINFAVTLKTYFNQKNMDRRIIVPADSVETYDLESHDGDLMKIISLYNMQMNGIEIVDSIII encoded by the coding sequence ATGTTAGATGTTAAAAAAATATTAGAAATGGAAAAGGAAGTTAAAGGAGGAAATTTAAATTTAGGAGATTTAAAAAAAGAAAATACTGCATTAGTGGTGGTAGACATGGTTAATGGCTTTGTACATGAAGGAGTTTTAGCTTCACCTAGAATTAAAGGTATAATAAAAAATATAGCAGATTTAAATAATAGTACCTTGGGGTATAAAAAGATATTTTTTTTAGATGAACATGAAGAGGATTCCATAGAATATAAAACTCATGGAATTCACTGCAAAAGGGGAACTAAAGAATGTGAACTTATACCAGAGCTAAAGGAAAATTTGATAGATCATAATAATATAGTTATGATACCTAAAAATAGCACTAATGGTTTTCACGCACCTCTATTTAAAAATTGGTTGAGTGAAAATGAAAATACTATTGAAAATTATATAGTAGTAGGCTGTGAAGTGGATATTTGTGTAATAAATTTTGCAGTTACACTAAAGACTTATTTTAATCAGAAGAATATGGATAGAAGAATAATAGTACCTGCAGACTCTGTGGAGACCTATGATTTAGAGAGTCATGACGGAGATTTAATGAAGATTATATCCCTATACAATATGCAAATGAATGGTATAGAAATAGTAGACAGCATAATTATTTAG